In Equus quagga isolate Etosha38 chromosome 14, UCLA_HA_Equagga_1.0, whole genome shotgun sequence, one DNA window encodes the following:
- the THYN1 gene encoding thymocyte nuclear protein 1 isoform X1 → MTQCSAFWLLGSPCRETMPRPRKRLPGAAGPDEGPAGKRTQTKNPGEASAKVENSSPQKTSASKNCAKNLSSYWLMKSEPESRLAKGVDVKFSIEDLKAQPKQTACWDGVRNYQARNFLRAMKLEEEAFFYHSNCKEPGIAGLMKIVKEAYPDHTQFEKNNPHYDPSSKEDNPKWSMVDVQFVRMMKRFISLAELKTHHQAHKATGGPLKNMVLFTRQRLSIQPVTQEEFDFILSLEEEEPS, encoded by the exons ATGACGCAGTGCTCGGCCTTCTGGCTCCTCGGGAG CCCCTGCAGGGAGACCATGCCGAGACCCCGGAAGAGGCTGCCCGGGGCTGCTGGGCCAG ATGAGGGGCCAGCAGGAAAACGTACCCAAACTAAGAACCCAGGTGAGGCGTCAGCTAAAGTGGAGAACTCCAGCCCTCAGAAGACTTCAGCCTCTAAAAATTGTGCAAAGAATCTAAGCAGCTACTGGCTGATGAAGTCAGAGCCAGAAAGCCGGCTAGCAAAAGGTGTAGACGTGAAG TTCAGCATTGAAGATCTCAAAGCACAGCCCAAGCAGACAGCATGCTGGGATGGTGTTCGCAACTACCAG GCCCGGAACTTCCTCAGAGCCATgaagctggaggaggaagccTTCTTCTACCACAGCAACTGCAAGGAGCCAGGCATTGCAGGGCTTATGAAG ATTGTGAAGGAGGCTTACCCAGACCATACACAGTTTGAGAAAAACAATCCCCATTATGATCCATCCAGCAAAGAAGACAACCCCAAATGGTCGATG GTGGATGTACAATTTGTTCGGATGATGAAGCGTTTCATTTCCCTGGCTGAGCTCAAAACCCATCACCAAGCTCACAAAGCCACTGGTGGCCCCTTAAAAAATATGGTTCTCTTCACTCGCCAGAGACTCTCCATTCAGCCCGTGACCCAAG AGGAGTTTGACTTCATTTTGAGCCTGGAGGAAGAAGAACCGAGTTAA
- the THYN1 gene encoding thymocyte nuclear protein 1 isoform X2: protein MPRPRKRLPGAAGPDEGPAGKRTQTKNPGEASAKVENSSPQKTSASKNCAKNLSSYWLMKSEPESRLAKGVDVKFSIEDLKAQPKQTACWDGVRNYQARNFLRAMKLEEEAFFYHSNCKEPGIAGLMKIVKEAYPDHTQFEKNNPHYDPSSKEDNPKWSMVDVQFVRMMKRFISLAELKTHHQAHKATGGPLKNMVLFTRQRLSIQPVTQEEFDFILSLEEEEPS, encoded by the exons ATGCCGAGACCCCGGAAGAGGCTGCCCGGGGCTGCTGGGCCAG ATGAGGGGCCAGCAGGAAAACGTACCCAAACTAAGAACCCAGGTGAGGCGTCAGCTAAAGTGGAGAACTCCAGCCCTCAGAAGACTTCAGCCTCTAAAAATTGTGCAAAGAATCTAAGCAGCTACTGGCTGATGAAGTCAGAGCCAGAAAGCCGGCTAGCAAAAGGTGTAGACGTGAAG TTCAGCATTGAAGATCTCAAAGCACAGCCCAAGCAGACAGCATGCTGGGATGGTGTTCGCAACTACCAG GCCCGGAACTTCCTCAGAGCCATgaagctggaggaggaagccTTCTTCTACCACAGCAACTGCAAGGAGCCAGGCATTGCAGGGCTTATGAAG ATTGTGAAGGAGGCTTACCCAGACCATACACAGTTTGAGAAAAACAATCCCCATTATGATCCATCCAGCAAAGAAGACAACCCCAAATGGTCGATG GTGGATGTACAATTTGTTCGGATGATGAAGCGTTTCATTTCCCTGGCTGAGCTCAAAACCCATCACCAAGCTCACAAAGCCACTGGTGGCCCCTTAAAAAATATGGTTCTCTTCACTCGCCAGAGACTCTCCATTCAGCCCGTGACCCAAG AGGAGTTTGACTTCATTTTGAGCCTGGAGGAAGAAGAACCGAGTTAA